A portion of the Candidatus Scalindua japonica genome contains these proteins:
- a CDS encoding RluA family pseudouridine synthase produces the protein MNLNRMAVVGEDESGQIKLVVKKKYSSRRIDKYLVSRLQDFSRSNIQRLIKEEAVKVNSVSVKNSYEIKQNDIISIDLPTENSDHITPEDIPLDIIFEDEYLMVLNKSTDTVVHPSRGHSSGTLVNALAFHCNNLSSFNGPLRPGIVHRLDRDTSGAILVVKDEKVHKHLALQFENREVKKEYLAVVKGETELDSDRIDLPIGKDKRDRKKMAIRHDNGKNAVTIFEARERYPGFTLVKVFLETGRTHQIRVHMKTIGHPVVADAEYGNSEACYFEDLMKPFLNKDVHNLAKNTELCNNVTEPIIMRQALHAYKIGFIHPVTNEALEFTADIPEDMRNLITTLRKIKTLLN, from the coding sequence ATGAATTTAAATAGAATGGCGGTAGTTGGCGAGGATGAGTCTGGCCAAATTAAGTTAGTAGTTAAGAAAAAATACTCTTCCAGAAGAATTGACAAATATCTTGTTTCACGTCTACAGGATTTTTCACGTAGTAATATTCAGAGATTGATAAAGGAAGAAGCGGTCAAGGTAAATAGCGTTTCTGTCAAGAACAGCTATGAAATAAAACAGAATGATATTATTTCTATAGATTTACCGACTGAGAACAGTGACCACATTACCCCGGAAGATATTCCACTTGATATTATTTTCGAAGACGAATATTTAATGGTATTGAATAAATCCACGGATACAGTAGTGCATCCTTCGCGTGGTCATTCAAGTGGCACATTGGTAAATGCTCTGGCTTTTCACTGTAACAATCTCTCTTCGTTTAATGGCCCTTTGAGGCCGGGCATAGTGCATCGTCTGGACAGAGACACAAGTGGCGCAATTTTAGTAGTGAAAGACGAAAAAGTACACAAGCATCTCGCATTACAATTTGAAAACAGGGAGGTAAAGAAAGAATATCTTGCAGTTGTTAAGGGTGAAACCGAGCTTGATTCTGACAGGATTGATTTGCCAATTGGAAAGGACAAGAGGGACAGGAAGAAAATGGCAATTCGCCATGATAACGGTAAAAACGCAGTTACTATTTTTGAAGCACGGGAACGTTATCCGGGTTTTACGTTGGTTAAGGTTTTTCTGGAAACCGGAAGAACCCACCAAATCAGAGTCCACATGAAAACTATTGGCCATCCTGTTGTTGCTGATGCGGAATACGGCAATAGCGAAGCATGTTATTTTGAAGATTTAATGAAACCGTTTTTAAACAAAGATGTACATAATCTTGCAAAGAATACGGAATTGTGTAATAATGTTACTGAACCGATTATTATGAGACAGGCGTTACACGCTTATAAAATCGGGTTTATTCATCCGGTTACTAATGAAGCTCTGGAGTTTACGGCAGATATACCGGAAGATATGCGTAACTTAATTACAACTCTCAGGAAAATTAAGACGCTTTTGAACTAG
- a CDS encoding Sec-independent protein translocase subunit TatA/TatB: MFGMPGGIEWIIILIVALLIFGKRLPEVMKSMGRGIVEFKKGVKGVEDDVEDAVEKNPDKLAASNNSNEKVETDNKEHSKEMKG, encoded by the coding sequence ATGTTTGGTATGCCGGGCGGTATTGAATGGATAATAATACTTATTGTGGCTCTACTTATCTTTGGTAAGAGACTACCTGAGGTAATGAAGTCTATGGGAAGAGGTATTGTTGAATTTAAAAAAGGTGTGAAAGGTGTGGAAGATGATGTTGAAGACGCGGTTGAGAAAAACCCGGATAAGCTGGCAGCATCGAATAACAGCAACGAAAAGGTAGAAACAGACAACAAAGAACATTCTAAAGAGATGAAAGGATAA
- a CDS encoding O-acetyl-ADP-ribose deacetylase — MEKVIGKTKLSFIQGDITLQETEAIVNAANTSLLGGGGVDGAIHRAGGPKILEECKEIRAKQGGCPTGEAVITTGGNMAAEYVIHTVGPVWSGGSHKSRNESQLLRNAYYNSLNLAKKNGIKSISFPSISTGVYRFPIEKAARIALTTVKEFIEEYHFVEVRFVLFSEKDLRVYEEALREVT; from the coding sequence ATGGAAAAAGTAATTGGTAAAACAAAGCTCAGTTTTATACAGGGTGATATAACATTACAGGAAACGGAGGCTATAGTTAACGCGGCAAATACAAGCCTGCTTGGAGGCGGTGGTGTAGATGGCGCTATTCACCGTGCGGGTGGGCCGAAAATACTTGAAGAGTGTAAGGAAATCCGTGCGAAACAGGGAGGTTGTCCTACAGGAGAAGCGGTAATTACCACTGGTGGGAATATGGCGGCAGAATATGTTATACATACTGTTGGCCCGGTCTGGTCCGGAGGGAGCCATAAGAGCCGTAACGAAAGTCAACTTCTTCGTAACGCTTATTACAACAGCTTGAATCTGGCAAAGAAAAATGGAATCAAGTCCATCTCATTTCCATCTATCAGTACAGGTGTGTACCGATTTCCAATAGAAAAAGCTGCAAGGATAGCGCTTACAACAGTAAAAGAATTTATTGAGGAATACCACTTTGTAGAAGTTCGATTTGTACTTTTTAGCGAGAAGGATTTGCGAGTTTATGAAGAAGCGTTAAGGGAAGTCACGTAA